In the Parambassis ranga unplaced genomic scaffold, fParRan2.1 scaffold_21_arrow_ctg1, whole genome shotgun sequence genome, ggtggttcagtggtagagtTCTGCCTGCCACCCATGAGGCCTGGGTTCGAGTCGATTCACCCTCTGTATCCATGAAGGAAGTAAAAATTCTTGTTTTGATCCCTTTCAAAATATAATTTAAGGTTTAAGGTGTTGGTTTGGGGGAAGGGCCTagcagacctgcatgctgacctgcagtccagcccctgaATATTTCAATGCTTATTGatatatcactgttttttcTGAAGTGCTTTGAGGccattctgattgtaaaatgcgctctATAGATAAAATTGAATTGTAAACTTTATCACAGCTAAGCTGCTTTAGGCCTTTGCTGCCgggggggacacaaacatgatccaccgatcatttcctccacctcctctgctcttcttcctcttccctcaTCAAGCCGAAATATGATCTAATATTTTatcattataatatatattatgttatcactgtgtgtccagtcttccttgtagtttaTGCCTCTCTCTTTGTATCTTTCTGCATGTCTCTCTCCCTTTAGATCAACATACGGCCTCCGGCCCTCTGATAAATCCAGTGCTACTAGTGCTGGATACTATACTATTCCCAATGCGTGCCTATGTGGTTTTCTGTGCAGTGCTAGTATAATTAACTTGAACAacatgtcagcaggaaggttctccttatgagccgggtcctgctcaaggtttcttcctgttaaagggagttttttcttGATACtgttaagggggttcaggctctgggtctctgtgaagcacctaGAGATAATTCTGATTGTTAAAATCACtatataaatacaattaaattgaattgaattgaattgggtTCTCTTGGCATGTGCTCACATAACTCTGATGTGCACTGCTGCTTCACAAAGAGTCCTTACACCGTTTAGAATAGAAATCAAGAATACATCATATGATGAGTTGCAGTCATATGAAGGCTTTACACTGTTGCATTCTCCCATAGGGACacagcctttgtgtgtgtctcatggTAAACATGTCTTTATTAAACTGCAATGATGCTGTGCACTATATATTGTAGAAACAAAGACATCATTTAGCAACAAGTGCACAGAAGAATATTTATGTACACATCTacataatacatttaaaatatgtttgtgtgatttagTAACAACATGTCATGAGTTTAAGGATATTGCTGTATATGTAAAAAACGACTTTATGTTGtcacaaacattttaaagttaCCTCAGTATAACAACTTTGTTACAATTAAAGGTGTTCCTtccaggattaataaagttcttatcttatcttgtcttatcttatttcatcttatcttatcttatcttgtcttatcttatttcatcttatcttatcttgtcttatcttaccttatcttatttcatcttatcttatcttaccttaccttaccttaccttaccttaccttaccgtACCGTACCGTACCGTaccgtatcgtatcgtatcctatattatcttatcttatttaatcttatcttatcttgtcttatcttatcttatcttatcttatcttatcttatcttacctaACCTTatcttaccttaccttaccttaccttaccttaccttaccttaccttaccttatcttatcttatcttatcttatcttatcttataagaACCTTTACGAtgtgtacacacatgtacagataCATTCATGttagttcaggtttgtgttAGAGAATCCACCTCTGATTATTTTCCCAGTGATGATCATTCGAAAGGCCGATCTGAACCATGTGTAGAAGAACGCATAAATAAATGGATTGAGCAGTGAATTGGACAGTGCGAGCCAGTTTAGCAGTTCAATCACTAAAAGCGGCACATACACACGAGTGAATGAGAGCACAGtggtgcaaagaaaaaaaggcagccaACACATGAGAAACACTCCCATCACTATAGCCAGAGTTTTGgtggccttcctctccatcttactgacagctgctccacacttcGTCGTGTTGTGGATGCTGCGCGCCTGTCTCTGTGCAACGAGGAAAATCTTCAGGTAGATGCACAGCATTATGATCACCGGGaggtaaaaagagaaaataagccCCATGATGTGTGCTAATATACCGTCAAGGAAGCAATTCTCAGCACAATGTTCTTGGTGGATTCCAACAATCACAAAACTAATTCCTATTATCACAGACACACCCCAGCTCATCAGGATCATGACCACGACAACATAATCGTTGATTTTAGCTCTGTATGTCAGAGGCTGACACACTGCGTAGTATCTGTCAATGGAAATACAACAGAGATTTAGAATGGACGACGAGCACAGCGAGACATCGAATGTCCCTCGCACCTTACAGAATATATCATCGTAGAAAAGGCAGGAGCTGAAAGAGAATTCCATGGTGAGAGGAAAAACTAAAACCCCAACAAACATGTCTGCCACAGCCAGAGACAGGACGAGGAAGTTACTgggagtgtgcagctgtttgaagtaaataaCAGAGGTTATCACGAGGAGGTTTCCACACACAGTTATGACAGACAATGAACCAAGAAAAATATGAAAGAGTGTGCACATTTCAGACAGGTTTCTTATCAGTGCCTTAGACATGTCTATTTCAAAGCAGGGATGAATCTGAGTGAGAACATCGGTCCTGTTGACGGTGATTTCCATGCCTGTGTGATCCTGTAAGTCACACGTTCAGAATAAGAAAAACAGTAACACAAGTCACAATCTACATGCACAATTCAATCCTTTGTTTTCATACATCACCATGTCAGAAGATACACATCCGTATGTGTCCCTCCCTGCTGTGGCACTCAACAGGACATGTACATaaacatttatcatttttttactACATCATAAAAGCCTGCGAGTCTCACTGTCCAATCAGATGCGAGACTCTTAAGTGACTCTTAGGAGAAACTTTAGGATGCCATGACAACAGTTTATGcagtagttgtgtgtgtgcttgcacaCGTAAGTGTAAACAATCACTCATATTCTGAGGCCCAGAAGCAGAGAGGGAAGACTTtttccaatgtttttttttttttttgcatttaaatatCTTCTTAAAATAATTTTGAAACCATAAACCCAGACTTAAGttaactgttgtttcacttagCAACCACCAGGAGATAAGGAGATTAATATTAGGGTTTAGTCACAATATGAATTTTGGCATTTTATAAGaaatacaaactaaaaatcTGAGGTGTTTTGTGGCATGTTGTTGATGTTAAGAGTGCTGAGCTCTTTACATCTGTTTCTACGTATGAGTccttctgcaggtggcgctaTAAGGAGCGTTCACCAGATCTTCAATCTAACTTCGCTGACCTGTCTGGCCAGGTGCTTGCTCCCAGCCAGCCACAGCGGTACTCAGCGTGCCCAGCTCTTCATTATTCTCCCCAGATGAAGTTTTCTGTTATCTAGACctttgatttttgtaaataaagacTTGCTTTTTCACTGGAGGTCTGTGTTTGCCTCCTTCTCCTTGCACTCCCTACACATAACACAGGGAGGCGTCCTATgcgaacctgctctcatccatgaagTGCACAGggtgccaatggtgaatctgccaatcttggtgttcgcCCTGCATGGTAAGCACAAgtcccacttgtggacgtcaggccctcataccaccctcatggagtctgtttctgacagtcagagcagaaacatgcatattagtggcctgctggaggtcatgttgcagggctctggcagcgctcctcctgctcctccttgcacaaaggaggaggtagcagtcctgctgctgggttgttgccctcctgcggccccctccatgtctcctggtgtactggcctgtctcctggtgtactggcctgtctcctggtgtctcctccatgctctggacactgtgctgacagacacagcaaaccttcttgccacagctctcattgatgtgccttCCTGGATGAGCTTCGCTACCTTCCAGGGAGGTACCTCCGGTCTTATCTGCTTCAAGCCCAACCTGAGAACTTTTTTGGAAGAGGTCCCTTCCCTTGAGTGACTTCCTCAGTTTCGCTGCTCTTGTGGTTTTTGTCGTTGAGAACATAACAttacctggatgaatgagagcgtcCACAGACATAACAGATACTTTGTCATTGTATGAATAATATACAATTACATTTTGTAGTTCAGAGTTTCATACACTGCAGCAGGCACTGACAACCACTCCCAGAACTATAGCCAGAGTTTTGGtggccttcctctccaccttactgacagctgctccacacttaGTCGTGTTGTGGAAGCTGCGCACCTGTCTGGCACAAAGAGGGACGTATTCCTTTATAGTTACGTTTTATGAAGTTGAAAGGCAAGTGAAGGCTTTCCTTTTAACACCTCTCTTTCTTATCATCCCCCAGTAgagtaaaaaatacaataaaattatTGCATTACTCTGATTCACAAGTCAGTGGCCTCTGTTTCACACTTGTAGTCTTAGCAGCCCAATCCAATACAGATCATTACATTTACTactgaaatgaatgtgttataCAGAGCTGGGATTCAGATGCTGTTCGCTACAGCCATTTTTACACGTGAAGTACTCCTCTGAAATTGTACACATGTAACCTTGACCTTAACCTTAAATGCCTGGTTCAGTCATACAAACATAGCAAACATAGCTCTTTTGTCCTGCCACCTTCTTATAGTAGTGCAGATAATAGTTTGTTCCATACAAACAAAAGAACTATCAACTCTTGGCAATATACAGTTTCAATTTAAAATTGTATTGAATCAAGTTACGTTACTCAACAGGATTTGAGACTAATAAGCCTCTGTTAATGTTACAACACCTTTTAGATATCTTCATAATTAGACATGTGTACTTAGACAACCGGCCAGATTAAAATGACAGTAGATCATGTGCTAAGAAGTATGAGGTGGTTGTAATGTTGGaaagaactgtttttttttgcctaataTTTAGACAGGAGAGAATTAAGAACAATGCTTTTATTCCACACTTCAGTCAGTGCAGTTTACAGTTAGTAAAATCACCTTGAAATAT is a window encoding:
- the LOC114429900 gene encoding trace amine-associated receptor 1-like; translated protein: MEITVNRTDVLTQIHPCFEIDMSKALIRNLSEMCTLFHIFLGSLSVITVCGNLLVITSVIYFKQLHTPSNFLVLSLAVADMFVGVLVFPLTMEFSFSSCLFYDDIFCKVRGTFDVSLCSSSILNLCCISIDRYYAVCQPLTYRAKINDYVVVVMILMSWGVSVIIGISFVIVGIHQEHCAENCFLDGILAHIMGLIFSFYLPVIIMLCIYLKIFLVAQRQARSIHNTTKCGAAVSKMERKATKTLAIVMGVFLMCWLPFFLCTTVLSFTRVYVPLLVIELLNWLALSNSLLNPFIYAFFYTWFRSAFRMIITGKIIRGGFSNTNLN